The following are encoded in a window of Manihot esculenta cultivar AM560-2 chromosome 8, M.esculenta_v8, whole genome shotgun sequence genomic DNA:
- the LOC110619981 gene encoding 60S ribosomal protein L7-2, whose protein sequence is MAEGTKVADFIPESVLKKRKRSEEWALLKNNELKTKKDKNAENRKIIFKRAEQYSKEYREQERELIRLKREAKLKGGFYVEPEAKLLFIIRIRGINAMDPKTRKILQLLRLRQIFNGVFLKVNKATMNMLHKVEPYVTYGYPNLKSVRELIYKRGYGKLNKQRIALTDNSIIEQALGSFGIICMEDLIHEIMTVGPHFKEANNFLWPFKLSAPSGGLEKKRNHYVEGGDAGNREDYINELIRRMN, encoded by the exons ATGGCTGAAGGAACTAAGGTAGCTGATTTTATCCCTGAATCTGTGttaaagaaaaggaagagaagTGAGGAATGGGCTTTATTGAAGAACAACGAGCTGAAGACAAAGAAGGATAAGAATGCTGAAAATAGAAAGATAATCTTCAAGAGGGCTGAGCAATATAGCAAAGAATACAGAGAGCAG GAAAGAGAGTTGATAAGGTTGAAAAGAGAGGCCAAACTGAAAGGAGGATTTTATGTGGAACCAGAGGCCAAGCTGCTTTTCATTATTCGCATCCGTGG TATCAATGCAATGGATCCAAAGACAAGAAAAATTTTGCAACTTCTGCGTCTGAGACAG ATATTTAATGGCGTGTTTCTCAAAGTGAACAAGGCAACCATGAACATGCTGCATAAGGTTGAGCCCTATGTGACTTATGG aTATCCTAATCTCAAAAGTGTGCGGGAGTTGATCTATAAGAGGGGTTATGGAAAGCTGAACAAGCAAAGGATTGCTCTCACTGATAATTCCATCATTGAACAG GCTTTGGGAAGTTTTGGAATTATTTGCATGGAAGATCTGATTCATGAGATCATGACTGTGGGACCTCATTTCAAGGAGGCAAATAATTTTCTCTGGCCATTTAAGCTGAGTGCTCCATCTGGAGgtttagagaagaaaagaaaccaTTATGTGGAGGGTGGTGATGCTGGAAATCGGGAGGATTACATCAATGAGCTCATTAGGAGGATGAATTAG